Proteins encoded in a region of the Thermococcus sp. genome:
- a CDS encoding DNA-directed RNA polymerase subunit H, with the protein MAAKKEFNIFTHVLVPEHRILSEEEKEELLKKYRIKISQLPQIKASDPAVVALGAKPGDVIEIKRKSPTAGYYYYYRLVVED; encoded by the coding sequence GTGGCGGCGAAAAAAGAATTTAATATATTCACTCACGTGCTGGTTCCCGAGCACAGAATCCTTAGTGAGGAGGAGAAGGAGGAACTCCTCAAGAAGTACAGGATTAAGATTTCCCAGCTTCCACAGATTAAGGCTTCTGACCCTGCCGTTGTTGCTCTCGGAGCAAAACCCGGCGATGTTATCGAGATAAAGAGGAAGAGCCCCACGGCGGGTTACTACTACTATTACCGCCTCGTTGTGGAGGACTGA
- a CDS encoding 50S ribosomal protein L44e — translation MKYPKQIRTYCPFCKKHTIHKVEKVKKRPRSELSQGQRRFRRIMKGYHGFPRPNPAGREKPVKKLDLRFRCTVCGKAHTRGKGFRVKKFELVEV, via the coding sequence ATGAAGTACCCGAAGCAGATAAGAACATACTGTCCGTTTTGTAAAAAGCACACCATCCACAAGGTCGAGAAGGTCAAGAAGAGGCCGAGGAGCGAGCTCAGCCAGGGCCAGAGGAGATTCCGCAGAATAATGAAGGGTTACCACGGATTCCCGAGGCCGAACCCAGCCGGAAGGGAGAAGCCTGTCAAGAAGCTCGACCTCAGGTTTAGGTGTACGGTCTGCGGTAAGGCCCACACCAGAGGAAAGGGCTTCCGCGTTAAGAAGTTTGAGCTGGTGGAGGTGTGA
- a CDS encoding 30S ribosomal protein S27e, with translation MALPKNLIPMPRSRFLRVKCIDCGNEQIVFSHPATPVRCLVCGATLVEPTGGKGIVKAKILEVLE, from the coding sequence ATGGCGCTCCCGAAGAACCTGATTCCAATGCCACGCTCAAGGTTCCTCCGCGTTAAGTGCATAGACTGCGGAAACGAGCAGATAGTCTTCAGCCACCCGGCCACTCCGGTTCGCTGTCTCGTCTGCGGTGCAACTCTGGTCGAACCAACCGGCGGTAAGGGAATCGTCAAGGCCAAAATCCTTGAGGTTCTTGAGTGA
- the topA gene encoding DNA topoisomerase I: MVTLIIAEKPNVARKIAYALAEGKPVRKTIGKVSYYEFTRDGKKVIVAPAVGHLFSLAPKTKTYGYPVFDIEWVPVYVAEKGKSYAKDYIKALATLAKKADEFIVACDYDTEGEVIGYTALKYACGVDPSKAKRMKFSALTKKDLLKAWYNLEPTINFGMADAGIARHVLDWYWGVNLSRALTSAIKRASGKWMVLSTGRVQGPTLKFLVEREREIQNFQPKPYWVIKMLLEKNGEKYTASYEKDKIWDEEEAKRIVQEAKKGPAFVEKVEVKQQKRNPPVPFDLGTLQREAYSAFGYSPKKTLELAQRLYERGLSSYPRTSSQKLPKNLNFRSIIQNLAKLPQYKPFAHELLGKEKLKPVEGKKEDPAHPAIYPTGELPKPGELTKDEQNLYDLIVRRFLALFMEPAVRESMRVVINSNNHRFILSGSRTVKEGWLKVYGKYVKFDEVILPPFREGEPVKVLQIKREKKKTKPPARYSPASVIKKMEDLGIGTKATRAQILETLYQRGYIEGKKKIKVTPLGMKVVEALEKNVPDIVSVELTRAFEEKMEEIMAGKAKKDEVIEESKEQLIKILKVFKEKELDIGKMLLETTGTGVTTSKESAKVEKSGGSSKATENKKVQSREKLVLGKCPKCGGDLVLKYNRKTGKRFVGCSNWPKCDVTYPILQRGEVIPTGKTCCNGAPVVKIREKGREYEICLDMNCKNWKR, translated from the coding sequence ATGGTAACGCTAATAATAGCGGAGAAGCCCAACGTCGCCAGAAAAATCGCCTATGCCCTGGCCGAGGGTAAACCCGTTAGGAAAACCATAGGAAAGGTAAGTTATTACGAGTTCACCCGCGACGGGAAGAAGGTTATAGTTGCACCCGCAGTTGGGCACCTGTTTTCCCTTGCGCCAAAGACAAAAACCTACGGTTATCCAGTTTTCGACATCGAGTGGGTGCCGGTTTATGTCGCCGAGAAGGGGAAAAGCTACGCGAAGGACTACATAAAGGCCTTAGCCACGCTGGCGAAGAAAGCGGATGAGTTCATCGTCGCCTGTGACTACGACACGGAAGGAGAGGTAATAGGCTATACCGCCCTCAAATACGCCTGTGGCGTTGACCCCTCCAAGGCAAAGCGCATGAAGTTCTCGGCCTTAACCAAGAAGGACCTCCTAAAGGCCTGGTACAACCTCGAGCCGACCATAAACTTCGGCATGGCGGACGCTGGAATAGCGCGCCACGTTTTGGACTGGTACTGGGGCGTAAACCTTTCGAGGGCACTTACCTCGGCCATAAAAAGGGCCAGCGGTAAGTGGATGGTTCTCTCGACAGGTAGGGTTCAGGGGCCAACGCTAAAGTTCCTCGTTGAACGCGAGAGGGAAATCCAGAACTTCCAGCCCAAACCATACTGGGTCATCAAGATGCTCCTTGAGAAGAACGGTGAGAAATACACGGCCAGCTATGAGAAGGACAAAATCTGGGACGAGGAAGAGGCCAAGAGAATAGTTCAGGAAGCCAAGAAGGGGCCTGCCTTCGTTGAGAAAGTCGAGGTTAAACAGCAGAAGAGGAATCCCCCCGTTCCCTTCGACCTCGGAACCCTGCAGAGAGAGGCATACTCAGCTTTCGGCTATAGCCCGAAGAAGACATTGGAGCTTGCACAGCGCCTGTATGAGCGAGGCCTATCCTCATACCCCCGCACCTCATCGCAGAAGCTTCCCAAGAACCTTAACTTCCGCTCGATAATTCAAAACCTCGCCAAACTTCCCCAATACAAGCCCTTTGCACACGAGCTTCTGGGCAAAGAAAAACTCAAACCCGTCGAGGGCAAGAAGGAGGACCCGGCACACCCTGCAATATATCCTACGGGCGAACTTCCCAAGCCGGGGGAGCTTACCAAGGACGAGCAGAACCTCTACGATTTGATAGTCAGACGCTTTTTAGCTCTGTTCATGGAACCGGCAGTTAGGGAGAGCATGAGGGTTGTGATAAACTCCAACAACCACCGCTTCATCCTCAGTGGCTCGAGAACGGTCAAGGAAGGCTGGCTGAAGGTTTACGGCAAATACGTCAAGTTCGACGAGGTTATTCTCCCGCCTTTCAGGGAGGGTGAGCCCGTAAAGGTTCTCCAGATAAAGCGCGAGAAGAAGAAGACGAAACCCCCAGCTAGGTATTCGCCTGCATCGGTCATCAAGAAAATGGAGGACTTGGGAATTGGAACGAAGGCAACGCGTGCCCAGATACTTGAAACCCTATACCAGAGGGGCTACATAGAGGGCAAGAAGAAGATAAAGGTGACCCCCCTCGGAATGAAGGTCGTGGAGGCCCTCGAGAAAAACGTGCCCGACATAGTGAGCGTTGAACTGACGAGGGCCTTCGAGGAGAAGATGGAGGAGATAATGGCGGGAAAAGCCAAGAAGGATGAGGTCATCGAGGAGAGCAAAGAGCAGTTGATAAAAATCCTCAAGGTCTTCAAGGAGAAGGAGCTCGACATAGGGAAGATGCTCCTTGAGACGACCGGAACGGGAGTTACAACTTCAAAGGAGTCCGCGAAGGTTGAAAAGTCCGGGGGTTCTTCAAAAGCCACTGAAAACAAAAAGGTCCAATCGAGGGAAAAGCTCGTCCTCGGAAAGTGTCCGAAGTGCGGTGGCGATTTAGTGCTCAAATACAACAGGAAAACTGGAAAGAGGTTCGTGGGTTGCTCCAACTGGCCGAAGTGTGACGTAACTTACCCAATCCTCCAGCGCGGGGAGGTCATCCCGACCGGAAAGACCTGCTGTAACGGTGCTCCCGTTGTGAAGATTCGCGAGAAGGGCAGGGAGTACGAGATATGCCTTGACATGAACTGCAAGAACTGGAAGCGATAG
- a CDS encoding 4Fe-4S binding protein, whose product MPEKIKIVVNEDRCYLCGGCAGVCPTLAIEVHSTGWEFLQDKCISCKICINACPVGALSAEPLEVSE is encoded by the coding sequence ATGCCGGAGAAGATTAAAATCGTCGTTAACGAGGACAGGTGCTACCTCTGCGGTGGCTGTGCTGGAGTGTGCCCGACCCTCGCCATAGAGGTCCACTCCACGGGCTGGGAGTTTCTCCAGGACAAGTGCATCAGCTGTAAGATATGCATTAACGCCTGCCCGGTTGGAGCGCTGAGCGCTGAACCCCTGGAGGTGAGCGAATGA
- a CDS encoding lysine exporter LysO family protein, with translation MRFLYLVLTSLTLGVLVGRFLSPNFGNAYEVMLYVLIFLIGMDLGLSFRKEELMKVGRKALLLPFLTLIGSILGGLIASLLLGIEPKWGLAIGAGCGWYSLTGPLIAQYSPLYGAVGFLGNLMREILTILIYPIATKRIDPKKAVAMGGATTMDTTLPIITKFGGREVALVAFVHGFVLTALVPFLLPLILTL, from the coding sequence GTGAGGTTCCTCTACCTCGTTCTTACCTCCCTCACATTGGGTGTACTCGTCGGGCGTTTCCTCTCCCCGAACTTTGGGAACGCCTATGAAGTTATGCTCTACGTCCTGATATTCCTAATCGGAATGGACCTCGGTTTGAGTTTCAGGAAGGAAGAGCTCATGAAGGTTGGCAGAAAAGCCCTCCTCCTGCCGTTTTTGACCTTGATTGGCTCAATCCTTGGAGGTCTTATTGCTTCGCTCCTCCTCGGCATAGAACCGAAGTGGGGTCTGGCAATCGGGGCCGGATGTGGGTGGTATTCCCTCACAGGGCCGTTGATAGCGCAGTATTCCCCGCTCTACGGTGCCGTTGGATTCCTTGGGAACCTTATGAGGGAAATCCTGACTATTCTGATATATCCAATCGCAACAAAAAGGATTGACCCCAAAAAAGCCGTCGCCATGGGAGGGGCAACAACTATGGACACGACCCTGCCGATAATAACCAAATTTGGAGGAAGGGAAGTCGCGCTCGTTGCTTTTGTCCACGGGTTCGTCCTTACAGCTTTGGTTCCCTTCCTCCTTCCCCTGATACTCACTCTTTAG
- a CDS encoding NAD(P)/FAD-dependent oxidoreductase, translating into MSWKYDVVVVGSGIAGPIIARNVAKAGFSVLLIDKKWAIGTPKQCAEGISIKVFDKYDIPYDKRFINREIYGAKLYSPSGYELELRYKEVSGVILERKVFDKMLAYYAAKAGADVLARTEALDVIRKDGKVAGIKAKHEDEPVEIYADIIVAADGVESTIARKAGINTYAPPHEFDSSYEYEMLIEGFDPDLIHLWFGNEVAPRGYVWVFPKDEDRANVGIGIASDHPETAKYYLDKWLKENNIPMRKILEVNVGVVPVGGFVKELVKDNVLVVGDAARQVNPMHGGGMAEAMEAGTIASKWIVKALEEENLSLLQNYTKEWWETDGKRLEKVLKVRRVTEKLTDEDLDLFIQILRGADAEKIASGDYTEVIKALLKHPKVLMSKRRLSLLKELL; encoded by the coding sequence ATGAGCTGGAAGTACGACGTTGTCGTCGTTGGTTCCGGAATAGCCGGGCCTATAATAGCGAGAAACGTTGCCAAGGCCGGTTTTTCGGTTCTGCTCATTGATAAGAAATGGGCAATTGGAACGCCGAAACAGTGCGCCGAGGGGATAAGCATAAAGGTCTTCGATAAGTACGACATCCCCTATGATAAAAGATTCATCAACCGCGAGATTTACGGTGCAAAGCTCTATTCTCCAAGCGGTTACGAGCTCGAGCTCCGCTATAAGGAGGTCAGCGGTGTAATCCTCGAGAGGAAGGTCTTCGACAAGATGCTGGCCTACTACGCGGCCAAGGCCGGGGCGGACGTTTTAGCTAGAACGGAGGCTTTGGACGTCATAAGGAAGGACGGCAAGGTGGCCGGAATAAAGGCCAAGCACGAGGACGAGCCTGTTGAGATATACGCGGACATAATCGTTGCGGCAGATGGAGTCGAAAGCACGATAGCAAGAAAGGCCGGCATAAACACATACGCTCCGCCACACGAGTTCGACTCGAGCTATGAATACGAGATGCTCATAGAGGGGTTTGACCCAGATTTAATCCACCTCTGGTTCGGCAACGAGGTAGCGCCAAGGGGCTACGTCTGGGTCTTCCCGAAGGACGAGGATAGAGCTAATGTGGGAATAGGCATAGCCTCCGACCACCCGGAGACGGCAAAGTACTACCTCGACAAGTGGCTGAAGGAGAACAACATACCCATGAGGAAAATCCTTGAGGTAAACGTTGGAGTGGTTCCGGTTGGAGGCTTCGTGAAGGAGCTTGTCAAGGACAACGTTTTGGTTGTCGGCGATGCAGCTAGACAGGTAAACCCGATGCACGGCGGTGGAATGGCAGAAGCGATGGAGGCAGGAACCATAGCGAGCAAGTGGATTGTAAAGGCCCTGGAAGAGGAAAACCTCTCACTCCTCCAGAACTACACAAAGGAGTGGTGGGAGACCGACGGAAAGAGGCTTGAGAAGGTTCTTAAGGTTAGGCGCGTTACGGAAAAGCTCACCGATGAAGACCTCGACCTGTTCATCCAGATACTCAGAGGTGCAGACGCCGAGAAAATTGCCTCTGGAGACTACACCGAGGTCATAAAGGCCCTCCTCAAGCACCCGAAGGTCCTTATGAGCAAGAGGAGACTCAGCCTTCTCAAGGAACTTCTCTGA
- a CDS encoding pyridoxal phosphate-dependent aminotransferase, producing MIRASERAMGVEYAIRDVVLPARELEKRGIKVIRLNIGDPGKYDFQPPEHMKEAYCRAIREGHNYYGPSEGLPEMREAVVRREKWKNGVDITPDDVRVTTAVTEALQLIFGALLNPGDNILVPSPSYPPYTGLVKFYGAEPREYLTIEENGWQPDLDDMRKLIDERTKAIAVINPNNPTGALYEKKTVKAILDLAGEYDLPVISDEIYDLMTYEGKHVSPGSLTKDVPVIVMNGLSKVYFATGWRLGYFYYVDPENKLAEVREAIDKLMRIRICPNTPAQFAAIAGLTGPMNYLEEYMAKLRERRDYIYKRINEIPGVSAVKPQGAFYIFPRIEERSKWKNDKEFVLDVLHNAHVLFVHGSGFGRAGDWHFRIVFLPPVEVLEEAMDRFEAFMKARLSST from the coding sequence ATGATTAGGGCATCTGAAAGGGCCATGGGCGTGGAGTACGCCATCAGGGACGTTGTTCTTCCCGCCAGAGAACTTGAAAAGAGGGGGATAAAGGTCATCAGGCTCAACATAGGTGACCCCGGAAAATACGACTTTCAACCGCCGGAGCACATGAAGGAGGCTTACTGTCGTGCAATAAGGGAGGGCCACAACTACTACGGTCCCAGTGAGGGTCTCCCCGAGATGAGGGAAGCGGTTGTTAGGAGGGAGAAATGGAAGAACGGGGTTGATATAACACCAGATGACGTCCGCGTTACTACCGCCGTTACCGAGGCTCTCCAGTTGATTTTCGGTGCACTCCTGAACCCCGGCGACAACATACTCGTTCCAAGTCCCAGTTATCCGCCCTACACGGGCCTCGTCAAGTTCTACGGTGCCGAGCCAAGGGAGTATCTGACGATTGAGGAAAACGGCTGGCAACCTGATTTGGACGACATGAGGAAGCTGATTGACGAGAGAACTAAAGCCATAGCGGTTATAAACCCCAACAACCCGACGGGGGCACTCTACGAGAAGAAAACGGTAAAGGCAATTCTCGACTTGGCGGGAGAATACGATTTGCCAGTCATAAGCGACGAGATATACGACCTGATGACCTACGAGGGTAAGCACGTTTCTCCGGGCTCGCTCACAAAGGACGTTCCAGTTATAGTCATGAACGGCCTCTCGAAGGTTTACTTTGCCACCGGCTGGCGTCTGGGCTATTTCTACTACGTCGACCCAGAGAACAAGCTCGCCGAAGTCAGGGAGGCAATAGACAAGCTCATGCGCATAAGAATCTGCCCGAATACACCAGCTCAGTTCGCGGCGATAGCAGGTCTAACCGGGCCGATGAACTACCTTGAAGAGTACATGGCAAAGCTACGCGAGAGGAGGGACTACATCTACAAGCGCATCAACGAGATACCCGGTGTAAGCGCCGTCAAGCCTCAGGGAGCTTTCTACATCTTCCCCCGCATAGAGGAGAGGTCAAAGTGGAAGAACGACAAGGAGTTCGTTCTGGACGTTCTCCACAATGCCCACGTGCTCTTCGTCCACGGTTCTGGCTTCGGCAGGGCCGGGGACTGGCACTTCAGGATAGTGTTCCTCCCGCCGGTTGAAGTACTTGAAGAGGCCATGGACAGGTTTGAGGCGTTCATGAAGGCGAGGCTCTCATCCACCTGA
- a CDS encoding transcriptional regulator: MDEPDIFYILGNKVRRDLLSHLTCTECYFSFLSSKVSVSSTAVAKHLKIMEREGILKSYEREGPFIGPARKYYDINIAKTYVVTITPNIFWYRGLDLRANSESSDHLEEQKTLGEMILTFRTLSEELENVLRTLQSIENKRDRLMAMIKEKYLKEIGDMTQLAILHYVLLNGKATVEELSDRLNLKEREVLAKVSELDKFVPLRIKDDTITIDDERLKAKLGGDDHAGED; encoded by the coding sequence ATGGATGAACCAGACATTTTTTACATCCTTGGAAACAAGGTGAGGCGCGATTTGCTGAGTCACCTCACCTGCACCGAATGCTACTTCAGTTTTCTGAGCAGTAAGGTTAGTGTCTCCTCAACGGCCGTGGCAAAGCACCTTAAAATAATGGAACGAGAGGGAATCCTGAAATCCTACGAGAGGGAGGGGCCCTTCATAGGACCCGCGAGAAAGTACTACGACATAAACATCGCCAAGACATATGTGGTAACTATCACTCCGAACATCTTCTGGTATCGCGGGCTTGACCTTAGAGCTAACTCGGAGAGTTCAGACCATCTGGAGGAGCAGAAAACCCTGGGAGAGATGATTCTGACCTTCAGAACCCTGAGTGAAGAACTTGAAAACGTCCTCAGAACCCTGCAGAGCATAGAAAACAAGAGAGACAGGCTCATGGCTATGATTAAGGAAAAATATCTAAAGGAAATCGGCGACATGACGCAGTTAGCCATTCTACATTACGTCCTCCTCAACGGAAAAGCCACGGTTGAAGAACTGAGCGACAGGCTCAACCTTAAGGAGAGGGAAGTGCTCGCGAAAGTTAGTGAGCTGGACAAGTTCGTTCCGTTAAGGATAAAAGACGACACCATAACGATAGATGACGAAAGACTGAAGGCAAAGCTCGGCGGTGACGACCATGCCGGAGAAGATTAA
- a CDS encoding MoaD/ThiS family protein, with protein sequence MIRVKVLGRGIEKEVEWRKGITVKDILREVGFNTESAIARINGRVVLEDEKVEDGTEVEVIPVVSGG encoded by the coding sequence ATGATTAGGGTAAAGGTCCTTGGAAGGGGAATCGAGAAGGAAGTGGAATGGAGGAAAGGGATAACCGTTAAGGACATCCTAAGGGAAGTTGGCTTCAACACTGAGAGCGCGATAGCGAGAATCAACGGAAGGGTCGTTTTGGAAGACGAAAAAGTGGAAGATGGAACGGAAGTTGAGGTCATCCCGGTGGTCTCAGGTGGATGA
- a CDS encoding thioredoxin family protein, with protein MGLISDADKKVIKEEFFSKLTEPVKLMVFTGKDHCQYCDQLKQLVQELAELSDKLSYEFIDFDTEEGKKKAEEYRIDRAPAVSITRNGQDVGVRFFGLPAGHEFGAFLEDIVDVSNMSTDLMPESKEELAKIDRNVRILVFVTPTCPYCPLAVRMAHKFAIENTKAGKGKILGDMVEAIEYPEWADQYSVMAVPKIVIQVDGEDKVQFEGAYPEKMFMEKLLQALE; from the coding sequence ATGGGACTGATTAGCGACGCCGACAAGAAGGTAATAAAGGAGGAGTTCTTCTCCAAGCTCACCGAGCCGGTTAAGCTCATGGTCTTCACCGGAAAGGACCACTGCCAGTACTGTGACCAGCTCAAACAGCTCGTCCAGGAGCTTGCCGAACTCAGCGACAAGCTGAGCTATGAGTTCATAGACTTCGACACAGAGGAGGGCAAGAAGAAGGCCGAGGAGTACAGGATTGACCGCGCTCCGGCAGTCAGCATAACCAGAAACGGTCAGGACGTTGGGGTTCGCTTCTTCGGCCTTCCCGCCGGCCACGAGTTCGGTGCCTTCCTTGAGGACATAGTTGACGTCAGCAACATGAGCACGGACTTGATGCCCGAGAGCAAGGAGGAGCTCGCCAAGATTGACAGGAACGTTAGAATACTCGTCTTTGTCACTCCGACATGCCCGTACTGCCCGCTCGCAGTTAGAATGGCCCACAAGTTCGCCATCGAGAACACCAAGGCAGGTAAGGGCAAGATTCTTGGAGACATGGTCGAAGCCATTGAGTACCCTGAGTGGGCCGACCAGTACAGCGTCATGGCGGTGCCGAAGATAGTCATCCAGGTGGACGGCGAGGACAAGGTCCAGTTTGAAGGTGCTTATCCTGAGAAAATGTTTATGGAGAAGCTCCTCCAGGCCCTGGAGTGA